Genomic DNA from Sphingobium sp. V4:
CGCCACCCTGATCGCCCAGGGCCACGATGCCAAGGCGGACAAGGAACTGGTCGAAGGCGCTATCAGGAATCTCGGCACGATTAATTGAGCAGCCCGCACTGAGGCGGAAACGAAAAGGGCCGATGCGCATCGTCGCACCGGCCCTTTTCGTTTGGCCGCCCACCGCCAGACGCTGCGGGCTTGCCTGGTCTCTACACTCATTCGGATAGACAGCTGCTCGCATCAGAACGCCGCGATGCGCCTCGTGTTCATTTACAGCCCGCCCGCCTCGGGCAAGCTGACATCGGCCGCATCATCGTCGAACGCATCTACCTACGCTGTTCCACAATCATTTGATCGTGGGACAGCCTGCGCGAAAGCTTGTGGATGCCAGCCATTTCCCAGGCAGCACGATCCGGCCTGATCGCTCCTATTCACCGCGGCGCCTGAGCCCAGCGTTGCAAGCAACTTTCCCGCGCGTCTTTTTGAGGAGGTATGCCGCGCAGGTGGCAGCGGCCTGGGAGTAGCGCTCGATCTGAGCGCAGCGGAGCTGGAGCGGCGTCTGGTGGCAACGGATCGTACCGCATATGGGACGCTGAGCTGCCTGACGCTCCTGCACGAACTCAGGCCGGCGATCACCGGAGGCATGGATGCCATGCCACCGCCGCACTTTCCGATCGACATCGGCGCCACCACGGCGTCCGACGCCGCCGATACGATCATTCAAGCACTTAGATAAAGCCGATAGGTTAGTTGCGGGGCAACAGGGCCATGTTCCGGAAGAAAACAATCGCCGTCACCGTTGCGATACCGGTCAGCCGGCAAAGCCGACCGAGAGGAAGGCAGGCACCGGACCGTTCCAGCCGTCATCCGGCCCCTCGTCGGCCGCGTCGTGGCGACGCTGGCGCTGCGGGACGGCGGCGCGATCCTTGCGGTCGTCGCGGCGGTCGTCGCGGGGACGCTCCTCGCGCCGTTCGCTGCGAGGGCGCGCATCGCGCTTTTCGCCCCGTGGACGGTCATCCTGGCGATCCCGGCCCTCGGCACGCTGATCTTCGCGCGGAGCTTCGGCACCGGTCGCACCGGCCGGCAGATCGGCATAGGCGATCTTGGTACCGATCAGCTTCTGGATATTGTCGATTGCCTCGGCGTCCGCTTCACTGACGAAGGTATAGGCGACGCCGGTCGCACCGGCGCGACCCGTGCGGCCGATGCGGTGGACATAATCGTCGGGGTGCCAAGGCGCATCGAAGTTGAAGACGTGACTTACGCCCTTGATGTCCAGCCCGCGGGCTGCGACATCCGACGCGACGAGGATATTGACCCTGCCCTCGCGGAACCGCTCCAGTTCGGCGATGCGCGACGCCTGGTCGATGTCGCCATGGATCTCGCCCGACTTGAAGCCATAGCGTTGCAGGCTCTTGTTGAGTTCGCGCACCGTGGTCTTGCGATTGCAGAAGATCACCGCGCTGGTGACATCCTCGACGTTCAACATGGCGCGCAGGGCCTCGCGCTTCTTGCGCGAATCGACTTTCACCAGATGCTGGGTGATGTTGGTGGAGGCAGTGGCCGGCCGGGCCACCTCGATCGACTTGGGATTGCTGAGGAAGCGGTCGGCGAGTTTCTTGATGACCGGAGGCATGGTCGCCGAGAAAAGGAGCGTCTGGCGCTGCGCCGGCAGCTTGGTGCAGATTTCCTCGATGTCCGGGATGAAGCCCATGTCCAGCATCCGATCGGCTTCGTCGATGACCAGCATCGAGCAGCCGTTCAGCAATATCTTGCCGCGCTGGAACAAATCCATCAGCCGGCCGGGCGTGGCGATCAGCACGTCGACGCCGCGTTCCAGAGCCTTGATCTGATCGCCCATCTGCACGCCACCGATCAGCAGCGCCATCGAGAGCTTGTGATATTTGCCGTACTTCTCGAAATTCTCGGCCACCTGGGCGGCGAGTTCGCGCGTCGGCTCCAAAATCAGGCTGCGCGGCATGAGCGCACGAGCGCGACCATGGGCGAGGATATCGATCATCGGCAGCACGAAGCTGGCGGTCTTGCCCGTCCCCGTCTGCGCGATGCCGATAATGTCCTTCATCATCAGCACGGAGGGGATAGCCTGCGCCTGGATGGGCGTCGGCGTGTCATAACCGGACTCGGTTACGGCCTTGAGCAATTCGTCGGAAAGGCCGAGATCGGCAAAAGTCATTCAATGGTCCGGGACAGGAGGTGGCCTGCCCTGCGCGTCCGCGGGACAGAAATCGGCCGCGACTTGCGGAAATATCGGCCTCTTGTCAAGAAAATCGCGTCATTTCCCGCCATCAATTCGCTTAATCGTCCGACTCTGCGGCAATCAGGCGACGAAAGCTGTCGATTGCGCAGCTCAGGCCGCTACGCGCGTGCAACTCGTCCCGCCCCGAACAGAGCGACCCGTCCTCATGCGGTTCCACATAGAAACCCGAATAGAAGCCGGTCGAATCGCAGCCCCGTTCCAACCGGGCGCGATAGCGATGCTCATCCGCAAGCAACAGGTCCACGCCATTGCGCACCAGGATGTTGGCCCCACGAATGGAACGGAGCGCGATACAGCGCGGTCCTTTCTTCTCTTCCCAGGCATCCCCGGCTTCCGGCGCGATTCGCGGCGGCGCCTTGCCCTTGCGGGGCATCGGCACGCGAATGATGACGCGCTGCTGAATCGTCAGCTGCGCCAATTGCACAGGCTCTCCGGCAGGCGCGGCAAGGAGCAGCAAAACGGAATGAAACAAAATGGACCCCTTCTTGCGATCCCACGCTATCGACCAACGGTTGAACAGTCGATGAATTCCGGGGCATAGGTGCGTCCATGATCGGACAGGATATCATCGACCGCTTCGCCGCCCTGCTTGGCCCCAAGGGCGTCACCGACGACCCCGACGATATCGTTCCTTGGGTCAGCGACTGGCGTGGCCGCTACCATGGCGCGGCAGCAGCGATCTTGTCGCCCGCGTCGACGGCGGAAGTCGCCGCCGCGGTGAAGCTGGCGGCGGAACTGGGCGTCGCTTTGGTGCCCCAGGGCGGCAATACGTCGATGGTGGGCGGCGCCACCCCGCCGGCGGATGGTTCCGCCCTCATCCTCTCGCTGCGTCGGATGAACCGCATCCGCAGCCTGTCGCCCGAGGACAATCTGGCGGTTTGCGAGGCTGGGGTTATCCTGAGCGTGTTGCACGACGCAGCGGAAGCCGCCGGCCGCCGCTTTCCCCTCAGCCTGGGAGCCAAGGGATCGGCCACGATCGGCGGCCTCGTATCCACCAATGCCGGAGGCACGCAGGTGCTGCGCCATGGCACGATGCGCGCGCTCGTCGAAGGGATCGAGGCGGTTCTGCCCGATGGCAGCATCTTTGACGGGCTGGACGCGCTCAAGAAGGACAATCGCGGCTACGACATAAAGCAGTTGCTGATCGGCGCCGAAGGAACGCTGGGCGTGGTCACGGCGGCATCCTTGCGGCTGGTACCCGCCATCGCGGCGCGGGCGGTGGGCTGGGTCGGCGTCAAGAGCCCCGCCGATGCCCTCCGCCTGCTGCGCCTGACCGAGGAAAAGCTCGGCGACAGCGTGGAAGGCTTCGAGGTGATCGCGAACGATACGCTGGGCTTCGTCCTCGGCCATGTACCCGGCACCCGCTCGCCGATCGAAACGCGCACCCCATGGCATGTATTGATCGAGGTGGACCATGCCGACCTGTCGGAACCTGGTCCGTCGGAACGGCTGGAAGGGGCGCTGGCAGAAGCCTTCGATCGCGGCATCGCCATGGACGCCGCGATCGCCGCGAACGAGGCCCAGGCCGAGGCCTTCTGGCGGATTCGCGAATCCCTCTCGGAATCGGAGCGGGCGCAGGGGCCAGCGCTGCAATATGATATCAGCGTGCCGGTTGCGAAGATGCCCGCCTTCATGATCGAGGCGGCGTCGGCGGCGGAAGCGACCTTTCCCGGTACGACTGCCTCGTCCTTCGGCCATCTGGGCGACGGCAATGTCCATTTCCATGTCCGCGCTCCCAGGGGAACGAGCGACGGCCCGGCGTGGATCGCCGCACAGGGTCAGGTCATCAACGCCTTCGTCCACGATGCCGTGGTCGCAGCCGGGGGCTCCATTTCTGCCGAACATGGCATCGGCCAGATGAAGCGGGCGGAGTTGGGCCGCCTCGCCAGCCCTGCCCGGATCAGCGCGCTGCGCGCGATCAAGGCGGCCTTCGACCCCAAGGGCCTGTTCAATCCCGGCAAGCTGATCCCGCTGCCCGGCGAAGGCTGAACGCGGGCCACCGACAAAGCGATTGCACCCGACCCGCAAGGCCTATATCGCCCTGCCCCAATCTACGGACCCGCGGCGCAGGTCAACGCGTCGCATCATTGAGAGAATGGACCTGATCATGGCCAGTGCGCCCGCGAACAACCTGCCGATCTTCTATAACGACCTGCTCCCGCTCAGCACCGTGGATCATGCGGATTTCAAGAGCCGCAGCGTGGAATCGGCACCCTTCCTCACGACGCAACATGCCGTGCCGCTGACCGTCGATGAATTCGTCAACGCGCAGCGCTTTGCGCCGATCATCTTCTCGGCCGGCGCGGACTCCGTGCCGCTGCTGCTGATGGGCCTCAATGAAGGCGTCAACATCTTCGTGGATGATGAAGGCAAGCTGCGCGGTCCGGCCTATGTCCCCGCCTATGTCCGTCGCTATCCCTGGATGCTGGCCAAGCTGCGTCCCGATAGCGAGGAATTGTCGCTCTGCTTCGACCCCACAAGCCCTGCAATCGGCGCGTTCGAGGAAGGCAATGCCCTGTTCGAGGACGGCAAGCCCAGCGAACTGACCCAGGGTGTGCTGAAGTTCTGCGAGGATTTCGAGCAGGCAGCGGCCCGCACCGGCCAGTTCGTCCGCGAGCTTCAGGAACTGGGCCTGCTGATGGATGGCGAAGTGTCGATCCAGACCCCGATCGCGGACCAGCCCTTCGTCTACCGTGGTTTCCGCATGATCAATGAGGAAAAGCTGCGCGACCTGCGCGGCGACCAGCTGCGCAAGATCAATCAGAGCGGGATGCTGCCGCTGATCCACGCCCATCTCTTCTCGTTGCAATTGATGCGCGAGATTTTCGAGGCGCAGATCGCCCAGGGCAAGGGGCCGATCGCCATGCCCGAAACCCCGGTCCCCGTAGAAGCCTGAACGGCAAGTTAACCCGAACCAGCTCAAATAATTGATGGAAGCCAGGGCGCATCCCTCTTGAAAGGCAGTGCGACCTGGCCTATCTCTTGAATATACGGCGCGCCTGCCCCCCTTTCGGGTGTGTCGTATGGGCGCCTCCCCCCTTTGGAGGCGTCTCCTCCCTGAACCTTGGCCACCCCATGCTTGCATGGGGTGGTTTTTTATTATCCAGCGATAATGGCGCACGCGCTTTCTCTTGACGCGGCGGATCGGCCTGCTAAAGCGCTCCCCCTGCCCGGCCGCCATGCGGCCATGTGGCCCCTTCGTCTAGCGGTCAGGACGCGGCCCTCTCACGGCTGAAACACGGGTTCGATTCCCGTAGGGGTCACCAAAATACTCTCCCAGAGAGTATCAGAATGTGCCGAGAACGGCGGGATTCTGCGGTTTTTCATGGTATAGGTATCCCATACGGAGCGGTCTCGGACCACCGGATACCAGCAACTTGATGGTATGTCTGATGGTAGCGCGGCCCTCCTCGAAAAGGAGATACCATCATGGCGCTCACCGCCGCTGCGATCAAAAACGCCAAGGGCAAAGCCAAGCCCTATAAGCTCACCGATAGCGATGGCCCGTTTCTCTATGTGACGCCCAATGGTGGGCGCTACTGGCGGATGAACTATCGCCACCTTGGCAAACAGAAGACGTTGGCCTTCGGGGTCTATCCCGACACCGGCCTCGCCGACGCCCGCGAGCAGCGCGACGCCGCCCGCAAGGTGCTAGCAAAGGGGGATGATCCCGCCGAAAAGATCAGACTGGATCGGATTGCCGCGACCGTAGCCGCGTCCAACAGCTTTAAGGCGGTTGCCGACGAATGGTTGGTGAAAGTCGAGCGCGAAGGCCGCTCCGCCGTCACGATGAAAAAGCTGCGCTGGCTGCTGGCCTTCATTAATGCGTCGCTGGGCAAGCGCCCTGTCACCGCCATCACCGCGCAGGAGGTGTTGAACATGCTGCGTAAGATGGAGGGCAAGGGCCGCTACGAGACGGCCAAACGCCTACGCAGCACATGCAGCCAGATATTCCGCTACGCCATCGCCACGGCGCGCGCGGAGTGAGCCGCCCCGGGTTTGCCGGAGGCTCCAACTTCTGAGTAAGTGGAGCCAATATGAGCAGGACGACGAACAAGTTTGCACCTGAGGTGCGCCAGCGGGCGGTACGCATGGTGCTGGATCACGAGGCAGATCATCCCTCTCGCTGGGCGGCGATGGTTTCTATCGCCGAGAAGATCGGGTGCTCGGCACACACACTGAACGAGTGGGTAAAGAAGGCCGA
This window encodes:
- a CDS encoding DEAD/DEAH box helicase, which produces MTFADLGLSDELLKAVTESGYDTPTPIQAQAIPSVLMMKDIIGIAQTGTGKTASFVLPMIDILAHGRARALMPRSLILEPTRELAAQVAENFEKYGKYHKLSMALLIGGVQMGDQIKALERGVDVLIATPGRLMDLFQRGKILLNGCSMLVIDEADRMLDMGFIPDIEEICTKLPAQRQTLLFSATMPPVIKKLADRFLSNPKSIEVARPATASTNITQHLVKVDSRKKREALRAMLNVEDVTSAVIFCNRKTTVRELNKSLQRYGFKSGEIHGDIDQASRIAELERFREGRVNILVASDVAARGLDIKGVSHVFNFDAPWHPDDYVHRIGRTGRAGATGVAYTFVSEADAEAIDNIQKLIGTKIAYADLPAGATGAEAPREDQRAEGRDRQDDRPRGEKRDARPRSERREERPRDDRRDDRKDRAAVPQRQRRHDAADEGPDDGWNGPVPAFLSVGFAG
- a CDS encoding FAD-binding oxidoreductase, translated to MIGQDIIDRFAALLGPKGVTDDPDDIVPWVSDWRGRYHGAAAAILSPASTAEVAAAVKLAAELGVALVPQGGNTSMVGGATPPADGSALILSLRRMNRIRSLSPEDNLAVCEAGVILSVLHDAAEAAGRRFPLSLGAKGSATIGGLVSTNAGGTQVLRHGTMRALVEGIEAVLPDGSIFDGLDALKKDNRGYDIKQLLIGAEGTLGVVTAASLRLVPAIAARAVGWVGVKSPADALRLLRLTEEKLGDSVEGFEVIANDTLGFVLGHVPGTRSPIETRTPWHVLIEVDHADLSEPGPSERLEGALAEAFDRGIAMDAAIAANEAQAEAFWRIRESLSESERAQGPALQYDISVPVAKMPAFMIEAASAAEATFPGTTASSFGHLGDGNVHFHVRAPRGTSDGPAWIAAQGQVINAFVHDAVVAAGGSISAEHGIGQMKRAELGRLASPARISALRAIKAAFDPKGLFNPGKLIPLPGEG
- a CDS encoding SapC family protein — translated: MASAPANNLPIFYNDLLPLSTVDHADFKSRSVESAPFLTTQHAVPLTVDEFVNAQRFAPIIFSAGADSVPLLLMGLNEGVNIFVDDEGKLRGPAYVPAYVRRYPWMLAKLRPDSEELSLCFDPTSPAIGAFEEGNALFEDGKPSELTQGVLKFCEDFEQAAARTGQFVRELQELGLLMDGEVSIQTPIADQPFVYRGFRMINEEKLRDLRGDQLRKINQSGMLPLIHAHLFSLQLMREIFEAQIAQGKGPIAMPETPVPVEA
- a CDS encoding integrase arm-type DNA-binding domain-containing protein, which codes for MALTAAAIKNAKGKAKPYKLTDSDGPFLYVTPNGGRYWRMNYRHLGKQKTLAFGVYPDTGLADAREQRDAARKVLAKGDDPAEKIRLDRIAATVAASNSFKAVADEWLVKVEREGRSAVTMKKLRWLLAFINASLGKRPVTAITAQEVLNMLRKMEGKGRYETAKRLRSTCSQIFRYAIATARAE